The following proteins come from a genomic window of Corallococcus sp. NCRR:
- a CDS encoding DUF5953 family protein, with protein MNPPDPSLLLLVHAPELDGDSRRMRAVLYAMEHALPGLHLDWTLSETEGIQPLSKRDAWLDRAAEDGELPALCNGDESHLVTVSGWERAAHLCPGNEPLFELHVELPMDAHGIAVAARVLEAVSESSRAWWGRVLTPSAGVTLAQQTRRRWQDPPEPPRGLPVLEPMELTPTPVVPHHLGWVNYWSAATVQRLGFPDPSRDAELLSRSRYTAFGGWLVKLTDAPLDLDDPAHLEALLRAYARFPEIGGRAPFAAGPPSR; from the coding sequence ATGAATCCCCCAGACCCATCCCTGCTCCTGCTCGTCCACGCGCCCGAACTCGACGGTGACTCACGGCGGATGCGCGCTGTCCTCTACGCCATGGAGCACGCGCTTCCGGGGCTGCATCTGGACTGGACCCTCTCTGAAACGGAGGGAATCCAGCCGTTGTCCAAGCGGGATGCGTGGTTGGACCGGGCCGCGGAGGACGGCGAGCTGCCCGCGCTCTGCAACGGAGACGAAAGCCACCTCGTGACCGTGAGCGGTTGGGAGCGGGCCGCGCACCTGTGTCCCGGGAATGAGCCGCTGTTCGAGCTCCACGTGGAGCTGCCCATGGACGCGCACGGCATCGCGGTGGCGGCGCGGGTGCTGGAGGCCGTGTCCGAAAGCTCCCGGGCCTGGTGGGGGCGGGTGCTCACCCCGAGCGCCGGGGTGACGCTGGCCCAGCAGACCCGCCGTCGCTGGCAGGATCCGCCGGAGCCGCCTCGGGGGCTGCCGGTGCTCGAACCGATGGAGCTGACGCCCACGCCCGTCGTCCCGCATCACCTGGGCTGGGTGAACTACTGGTCCGCCGCCACCGTGCAGCGGCTCGGGTTCCCGGATCCGTCTCGCGACGCGGAGCTGCTGTCCCGCTCGCGCTACACGGCTTTTGGAGGCTGGCTCGTGAAGCTCACCGACGCGCCGCTGGACCTGGACGACCCCGCCCACCTTGAGGCCCTGCTGCGGGCCTACGCGCGCTTCCCCGAAATCGGCGGACGCGCCCCGTTTGCCGCCGGCCCGCCGTCGCGGTAG
- a CDS encoding pirin family protein translates to MSQQQAQQPEAILRVDPLGPSPTPWRTPDPFLFCVHHDDRYPQGNDKLGPDASLAGRDIGQDFAGRDGWNMYHGTVVPGFPQHPHRGFETVTIVRNGLLDHSDSLGAAARFGGGDVQWLTAGGGINHSEMFPLLKQDQGNHIELFQIWLNLPRANKMVPAHFSMLWDHVIPRHVAKDDAGRATNITVVAGNLGDLQAPPSPPKSWAANPDADVAIWTLKMEPGARWTLPAAKRGTNRMLYFFLGAGMKVGGRAVPARSAVELRADVDVVLENGPETAELLLLQGKPIGEPVVQYGPFVMNSRQEIQQAFADYQRTGFGGWPWPSHDPVHAREEGRFARHADGHIEKPA, encoded by the coding sequence ATGAGTCAGCAGCAGGCACAGCAACCCGAGGCCATCCTCCGGGTGGATCCGCTCGGGCCGTCCCCCACCCCGTGGCGGACGCCGGATCCGTTCCTCTTCTGCGTGCACCATGACGACCGCTACCCCCAGGGCAACGACAAGCTGGGGCCGGACGCGTCGCTCGCGGGCCGGGACATCGGCCAGGACTTCGCGGGGCGGGACGGCTGGAACATGTACCACGGCACCGTGGTGCCGGGCTTCCCGCAGCACCCGCACCGGGGCTTCGAGACGGTGACCATCGTGCGCAACGGGCTGCTGGACCACTCGGACTCGCTGGGCGCGGCGGCGCGCTTCGGTGGGGGCGACGTGCAGTGGCTCACCGCGGGCGGTGGCATCAACCACTCGGAGATGTTCCCGCTGCTCAAGCAGGACCAGGGCAACCACATCGAGCTGTTTCAAATCTGGCTCAACCTGCCGCGCGCCAACAAGATGGTGCCCGCGCACTTCTCCATGCTGTGGGACCACGTCATCCCGCGCCACGTGGCGAAGGACGACGCGGGCCGCGCCACGAACATCACCGTGGTGGCGGGCAACCTGGGTGACCTCCAGGCGCCTCCGTCGCCGCCCAAGTCCTGGGCCGCGAACCCGGACGCGGACGTGGCCATCTGGACGCTGAAGATGGAGCCGGGCGCGCGCTGGACGCTGCCCGCGGCGAAGCGCGGCACGAACCGGATGCTCTACTTCTTCCTGGGCGCCGGGATGAAGGTCGGCGGCCGGGCGGTGCCGGCGAGGAGCGCCGTGGAGCTGCGCGCGGACGTGGACGTGGTGCTGGAGAACGGCCCGGAGACGGCGGAGCTGCTGCTGCTCCAGGGCAAGCCCATCGGCGAGCCGGTCGTGCAGTACGGCCCGTTCGTGATGAACTCGCGGCAGGAGATTCAACAGGCCTTCGCGGACTACCAGCGCACGGGCTTTGGCGGCTGGCCCTGGCCCAGCCACGATCCGGTGCACGCGCGCGAGGAAGGACGCTTCGCGCGGCACGCGGACGGCCACATCGAGAAGCCGGCCTGA